A portion of the Rubritalea squalenifaciens DSM 18772 genome contains these proteins:
- a CDS encoding SpoIIE family protein phosphatase codes for MIPPEEDRLELALRASNEGIWQWRVSDHSVQYSDRVLGFLDCSSDNAPNIFTDIDRCFHENDREHFKRVLEGVLKQDGKELFGVDIRFLKDSGSISWLRIRGACVRDDEGYPLMIAGSIIDISRRKEAELALEEERHLIRMLIENIPNNVYFKDMDSRFVMANQATAEKMGLKNSAELIGKTDHDFFTAQHADKSRRDELEIMLSGHPQESTVERETWVGQEDSYVITTKIPWYDRRGNVKGTFGVTSDVSALVTTQLRLSKVAEELRIRNRIYEEELQLAHDIQRAVLDDEIPDISIQGGHQLSFATKYIPASEMAGDFYEVIPISKTEVGLLICDVMGHGVRSALIVSMLRGLLERERDSARLPEWLLYGLNDGLYRILNKSGITMFATALYMVFDLEAGRINYSSAGHPMPMLKKDGKVSFLKSDQEVVGPALGLLPETPYCGDSLSFDAFNQLYLYTDGIYEAENAHGEQFGREGVSDFIAELEDDMPVQEVIDHLTEMVGEYCGGNGYGDDVCMLGVELAGVRG; via the coding sequence ATGATACCTCCTGAAGAAGATAGACTGGAACTTGCCTTGCGGGCCTCGAATGAGGGGATCTGGCAGTGGCGCGTGAGTGATCATAGTGTGCAGTATTCTGACAGGGTCCTGGGGTTTCTAGACTGTAGTTCTGATAATGCCCCCAATATATTTACAGATATCGACCGATGTTTTCATGAGAATGACCGGGAGCACTTCAAAAGAGTACTGGAAGGAGTGCTCAAGCAGGATGGTAAAGAGCTGTTTGGGGTGGATATCAGATTTCTGAAGGACAGCGGTTCCATTAGCTGGCTGAGGATCCGTGGGGCTTGTGTGCGTGATGATGAAGGTTATCCCCTCATGATTGCTGGATCCATCATCGACATCTCACGGCGCAAGGAGGCTGAGTTGGCTCTTGAGGAAGAACGGCATTTGATCAGAATGCTGATCGAGAACATTCCTAACAATGTTTATTTCAAGGATATGGATAGCCGCTTTGTCATGGCTAACCAGGCCACTGCTGAAAAGATGGGGCTGAAGAATAGTGCTGAACTTATCGGGAAGACGGATCATGATTTCTTCACCGCTCAGCATGCCGACAAATCTCGCCGTGATGAGCTGGAGATCATGCTCTCTGGCCATCCACAGGAATCTACGGTGGAGCGTGAGACATGGGTGGGGCAGGAAGATTCCTATGTGATTACCACAAAAATTCCGTGGTATGACCGTAGAGGCAATGTCAAGGGAACCTTTGGGGTTACCAGTGATGTCTCGGCTCTCGTGACCACCCAGTTGAGGCTCTCCAAAGTGGCGGAGGAGCTTCGTATCAGGAATAGAATTTATGAGGAAGAGCTTCAGCTCGCTCACGATATCCAGCGTGCCGTTCTCGATGACGAAATTCCGGATATTTCTATCCAGGGCGGCCATCAGCTCTCATTTGCCACAAAGTACATTCCCGCCAGTGAAATGGCTGGAGACTTCTATGAGGTGATTCCTATCTCGAAGACTGAGGTTGGGCTACTGATTTGTGATGTGATGGGGCATGGAGTCCGCTCTGCCCTGATTGTTTCCATGTTGCGTGGTTTGTTAGAGCGAGAGAGAGATTCCGCCAGATTGCCTGAGTGGCTACTCTATGGGCTGAATGATGGTTTGTACCGTATCTTGAATAAGTCAGGAATCACGATGTTCGCCACAGCCTTGTATATGGTATTTGATCTAGAAGCGGGGCGGATTAATTACTCTAGCGCCGGACATCCTATGCCTATGCTCAAGAAGGACGGTAAAGTTTCCTTCCTTAAAAGTGATCAAGAGGTGGTCGGGCCTGCGCTTGGTCTACTGCCTGAGACTCCCTATTGTGGGGACTCTCTGTCTTTCGATGCTTTTAACCAACTCTATCTATATACCGATGGCATTTATGAGGCTGAAAATGCCCATGGTGAGCAGTTCGGCCGCGAAGGGGTTAGTGACTTTATCGCGGAATTAGAGGATGATATGCCGGTCCAAGAGGTGATTGATCACCTGACGGAAATGGTCGGTGAATACTGTGGTGGTAACGGCTACGGCGATGATGTCTGCATGCTGGGTGTCGAGCTTGCAGGGGTCCGTGGTTGA
- a CDS encoding discoidin domain-containing protein, with translation MKHTTLGALATLTLASLSHGAVLITPISVVSDTDATDTYKATVGLIDNAGLSGSADFANYTTITHSNTSNDSLGWVTADPAPGGGDYFADGPGNPVLTFDLGGEYTLTDFVYWGYSNGGTGNEAKDFTIEFSVGGGAYGNAVNFSQTTALGAGTPETVNFSAINADSVRITITDNYFGVGSGGDRVGLGEVKFVSVPEPSSTALLGLAGISLLARRRR, from the coding sequence ATGAAACACACAACACTCGGAGCTCTGGCGACACTCACGCTAGCCTCCCTATCCCACGGTGCCGTCCTGATCACTCCTATTAGCGTAGTCTCTGACACAGATGCGACAGACACCTACAAGGCAACAGTTGGCCTCATAGACAATGCAGGGCTCAGCGGGTCTGCGGACTTCGCCAACTACACCACCATCACCCATAGCAATACCAGCAATGACTCACTTGGCTGGGTAACGGCAGACCCAGCCCCAGGTGGAGGCGACTACTTTGCCGACGGGCCAGGCAATCCAGTCCTCACTTTCGACCTCGGCGGTGAATACACTCTCACCGATTTCGTCTACTGGGGCTACTCTAACGGCGGAACCGGCAACGAAGCCAAAGACTTTACCATCGAATTCTCCGTAGGTGGCGGAGCCTACGGCAATGCAGTAAACTTCTCCCAAACGACGGCTCTAGGCGCAGGCACACCTGAGACCGTGAACTTCTCCGCGATCAATGCGGACTCCGTCCGCATTACCATTACCGATAACTACTTTGGTGTAGGCAGCGGCGGCGACCGAGTCGGTCTCGGAGAAGTCAAGTTTGTCTCCGTCCCTGAGCCTTCCTCCACAGCACTGCTTGGACTGGCAGGCATCAGCTTACTTGCCCGCCGTCGTCGATAG
- a CDS encoding FecR domain-containing protein, with translation MKPSVELINLTSKSLSKSLTRVEMARLEELLENDSNLDYYLQLTAVEANLPHLSSNEVAPFQKQPRKVKLWPRYAAAAVLLFGTGLITGKLLFNESPTPAVALNDQPSTSNAKASITSLIGVTWNGSAPESIDLTNESRPITIDSGLVEITFQSGVRALIEGPASFKVTGDNEAYMNQGRVVADVPDGAEGFTINYTEGKVIDLGTEFALHIPGDHRPVEVGVFRGEVEVHAKNGHTPMKVLENHAIKYGGSNGEHFSSIPFDRTEFIRELPSREFPWTLPETPTTELSELVFDVSHLVWKAGDYQAIVKWMHGRDALVIQNAELRKNGVTITQDNHMGMTGLIARSENNTYKFHINERPNRNDTWTLHLLVIADNRGDDKVGHFSPDSTGTLLFEDTQSLMSDAEAFVGTWEYRHNEDIHRRTFHADRTATYSINGRQTPDFAGASWEVTDGILTLTIPRTIKGKQANIIEKHQLRDGKELIFLNQPYRNGYRVE, from the coding sequence GTGAAACCGTCTGTCGAATTAATCAACCTCACCAGCAAAAGCCTTTCCAAGTCTCTTACCAGAGTCGAAATGGCAAGACTCGAGGAATTGTTAGAAAACGATTCCAACCTCGATTACTACCTGCAATTGACAGCAGTGGAAGCCAATCTTCCACATCTGAGCTCCAATGAGGTCGCACCATTCCAAAAACAGCCGAGGAAAGTCAAGCTATGGCCAAGGTACGCAGCAGCAGCCGTCCTCCTCTTCGGCACCGGGCTCATCACCGGAAAACTTTTATTCAACGAATCACCCACTCCAGCGGTTGCACTCAATGATCAGCCCAGCACAAGCAATGCCAAAGCCTCCATCACTAGCCTGATAGGTGTCACTTGGAACGGCTCCGCCCCGGAAAGCATTGACCTGACTAACGAGAGCAGGCCCATCACCATCGACTCGGGACTCGTGGAGATCACTTTCCAAAGCGGAGTTCGGGCGCTGATAGAGGGACCTGCCAGCTTCAAAGTCACTGGCGACAACGAAGCCTACATGAACCAAGGCCGCGTGGTAGCCGACGTACCCGATGGGGCGGAGGGCTTCACCATCAACTACACAGAAGGCAAAGTCATCGATCTCGGCACCGAATTCGCTCTACACATCCCGGGAGATCACAGACCTGTCGAAGTCGGCGTCTTTCGAGGAGAAGTGGAGGTACATGCAAAAAACGGTCACACCCCGATGAAGGTGCTTGAGAACCATGCCATTAAGTACGGCGGATCTAACGGCGAGCACTTTTCCTCCATCCCCTTCGACCGCACCGAATTCATCCGTGAACTGCCGAGCAGAGAATTTCCATGGACCCTCCCCGAGACTCCCACCACTGAGCTTAGCGAATTGGTATTCGATGTCTCTCACCTAGTCTGGAAAGCGGGTGACTACCAAGCCATTGTCAAGTGGATGCACGGAAGGGATGCACTCGTCATCCAGAATGCTGAGTTACGAAAAAACGGCGTCACGATCACCCAAGACAACCATATGGGAATGACAGGCCTCATCGCCCGCAGCGAGAACAACACCTACAAGTTCCACATCAATGAGCGACCAAATCGGAACGACACCTGGACACTTCATCTTTTGGTGATCGCCGATAACCGCGGCGACGATAAAGTTGGCCATTTTAGTCCAGACTCAACGGGGACACTCTTGTTTGAAGATACGCAGTCTTTGATGTCAGACGCTGAGGCCTTTGTCGGCACTTGGGAATACCGCCACAATGAGGACATCCACCGCCGCACCTTCCATGCCGACCGAACAGCCACCTATAGCATCAATGGACGGCAAACGCCGGATTTCGCAGGTGCTAGTTGGGAAGTCACGGATGGTATCCTTACTCTGACGATCCCACGAACAATCAAAGGGAAACAGGCCAACATCATCGAGAAACACCAACTAAGGGATGGAAAAGAACTCATCTTCCTCAATCAGCCCTACCGAAACGGTTACAGAGTAGAATAG
- a CDS encoding sigma-70 family RNA polymerase sigma factor, which produces MELHPKHRQTTPSASSEQVEQWIADIQPDVRAYIISINGTGEDIEDIIQETNIFLWQRHSEFKPGTSFKAWAFRVAYFKTMAHRRDRIRRGEVVFDEAIFQRIASRAEETFSQQNDTLTALRHCVSLLKQEEQSIISEKYIKQRSLKEFAKEIGKSADSIHKSISRVRVKLAHCIKEQLNK; this is translated from the coding sequence ATGGAATTGCATCCGAAACATCGTCAAACCACACCCAGCGCCTCCTCCGAGCAGGTCGAGCAGTGGATTGCGGATATCCAACCGGACGTCAGGGCGTACATCATCTCAATCAATGGTACGGGGGAGGATATCGAGGATATTATCCAGGAAACGAATATCTTCCTCTGGCAGAGGCACAGTGAATTCAAGCCCGGCACTAGCTTCAAGGCCTGGGCATTTAGAGTAGCCTACTTCAAGACCATGGCCCACCGTCGGGATCGCATCCGCAGGGGGGAAGTCGTCTTCGATGAAGCCATCTTCCAAAGAATCGCCTCCAGGGCGGAAGAAACTTTCAGCCAACAGAATGATACGCTCACAGCTCTGAGACACTGTGTCTCTCTGCTTAAGCAAGAAGAGCAAAGCATCATTTCTGAAAAATACATCAAGCAACGCTCGCTCAAGGAATTTGCCAAGGAAATCGGCAAGTCAGCAGATTCCATCCATAAGTCCATTTCCCGAGTTCGAGTCAAACTCGCACACTGCATCAAGGAGCAGCTTAACAAGTAG